The genomic DNA ACGGACTTGGCGACCCTAATGGTTGGCAGAGGCGGAGCCTACGGCGATATCGATAACGATGGCGATTGGGATTTACTGATTACCACCTCCAACGGACCGGCATATCTTTTCCGAAACGACGGTGGTAACCGCAACGCTTGGATAAAAGTCCAACTCGTTGGACAAACGAGCAATCGCGACGGCATCGGTGCGGAAATCCGTGTAACCTCCGCTTTGGGAACACAGACCCGAACCGTCAAAAGCGGTTCCAGTTACTGCTCCCAGAGCGAACTCACCGCCATCTTCGGCATAGACGGGGACACCACTATTGAGACAATCGATGTCCGCTGGCCCAGCGGCACCGTCAGCACACGCAAGAATGTTGAACCCAACCAACACATCCGCATTGAAGAAAACGTACCATAGACTGTCGCTACTTTCCAAACTCGTTCTTCCAACCAAGGTAGGTACGGTTTCCAACCGCACCGGTGAATCCCAAAGAATCTCTCTACATCAATATTTATCCTTTACTTTTCCTATGAAATGCCTTATCATTCTGATGGATAGGTGGTTTAGAAATCTACCATCTCAATTCGGGAATGTTAGCATTTAGAATAATAAACTCTAATGGAGGATCCAACAGTGAAAAAGAGCTTAATTACCCTTGGCACAAAAACTTCATTTTTTCTACTAATTGGTATTTCATTCGCTTTAATAAGTTGCGGTAGGGTACAGCAGGCAGATGTTCTTTCAGCACCATCAGCGAAGCAGGCAATCGCTACAATCGGCCCAGCAAGCGACAGTAGCGTAACCGGAATAGCGACTTTCACACAAAACGGCGACCAAATCACACTTATCATTGAAATACAGGGCGCATCGCCCGGAATCCACGCCGTTCACATCCACGAGAGCGGTGATTGTAGTGCACCCGACGGCACGTCCACCGGTGGACACTGGAATCCCACCGGTGTCGCACACGGGAAATGGGGAGTCGGTGAATTCCATCTCGGAGACATCGGCAATATAACCGTTGGTGAGGACGGCACCGGCAGCATTGAATTGACGACCGATCTCTGGGAAATCGGTACCGGTTCCGATGTTGATGTGGTCGACAGAGGCATTGTCGTCCACGCGGGTGCAGATGATTTCACCTCACAACCTTCAGGTGCTGCTGGTGCGCGTGTGGGGTGTGGCGCGATCGTGTTATCGGAATAAGCGGACAGCGATGTTTCACCTGAGCAGATTTCAGCACGCCATTCTTAAACACGTATGGCCCTATGCATCCTTAATATGCCTGCTTCTAACGGCACCTATGTTTTCAGGCTGCGAGAAGATGCGAAATATCCTCGCATCCACCCAAGGAACAACCAGCGATGCCTGTACAGATGGCACACG from Candidatus Poribacteria bacterium includes the following:
- a CDS encoding superoxide dismutase family protein; amino-acid sequence: MKKSLITLGTKTSFFLLIGISFALISCGRVQQADVLSAPSAKQAIATIGPASDSSVTGIATFTQNGDQITLIIEIQGASPGIHAVHIHESGDCSAPDGTSTGGHWNPTGVAHGKWGVGEFHLGDIGNITVGEDGTGSIELTTDLWEIGTGSDVDVVDRGIVVHAGADDFTSQPSGAAGARVGCGAIVLSE